The Salinibaculum sp. SYNS191 genome has a window encoding:
- the psmB gene encoding archaeal proteasome endopeptidase complex subunit beta: protein MNDPVRDPYEPELGSIPSASEGADDDTVVKTGTTTVGITTPDGVVIGTDRRASLGGRFVSNKQVQKVEQVHPTAALTLVGSVGGAQSFIRNLRAEASLTETRRGEPLSISALATLAGNFARGGPFFAINPILGGVDEEGSHVYSIDPAGGVMEDDYTVTGSGMQLAHGALERQYDEDMSLEEAKTLAARAINAATERDTGSGNGLVIAEITDDGVDITHYDDVTELL from the coding sequence ATGAACGACCCCGTCCGCGACCCCTACGAGCCGGAACTGGGGTCCATCCCCAGCGCCAGCGAGGGAGCCGACGACGACACCGTCGTCAAGACCGGGACGACCACCGTCGGCATCACCACGCCCGACGGCGTCGTCATCGGCACGGACCGCCGGGCCTCGCTCGGTGGCCGGTTCGTCTCCAACAAGCAGGTCCAGAAGGTCGAGCAGGTCCACCCGACGGCCGCGCTGACGCTGGTCGGCTCCGTCGGCGGCGCGCAGTCCTTTATCCGCAACCTCCGTGCGGAAGCGAGCCTCACGGAGACCCGTCGCGGCGAACCGCTCTCGATTAGCGCGCTGGCGACGCTGGCGGGCAACTTCGCCCGCGGCGGCCCCTTCTTCGCCATCAACCCCATCCTGGGCGGCGTCGACGAGGAGGGCAGCCACGTCTACAGCATCGACCCCGCCGGCGGCGTCATGGAGGACGACTACACCGTCACCGGCAGCGGGATGCAACTCGCCCACGGCGCGCTCGAACGCCAGTACGACGAGGACATGTCGCTGGAGGAAGCGAAGACGCTGGCCGCCCGCGCCATCAACGCCGCGACCGAACGCGACACCGGCTCCGGCAACGGGCTGGTCATCGCCGAGATAACCGACGACGGCGTCGACATCACGCACTACGACGACGTGACGGAACTGCTCTGA
- a CDS encoding DUF7001 family protein, with protein sequence METVTLYRAPTTGADADALADWLRERVDATVTVRDRFLSLYADDDLPAELAETRVLSPYDRETGNTMLGIVRYEERALDSPERAGGVLYDGLAVQERLGRRIPDGERTLAHLHVPLLDRALGTWGDHDGRWHKRVNVFGQPALVSVPGLYEAPAKPEQYYKEKQKHALVAGDAPPREVLEEEVDGDFLVADDPRTTEALKGYVLQAYHYLATGEAFCDAEGCRLHNPHRQPGVVEAQLREPEFCDTHADRYAP encoded by the coding sequence ATGGAGACGGTCACGCTCTACCGCGCCCCGACGACCGGGGCCGACGCCGACGCGCTGGCCGACTGGCTGCGCGAGCGCGTCGACGCGACGGTGACGGTCAGGGACCGATTCCTCTCGCTGTACGCAGACGACGACCTGCCAGCGGAACTGGCCGAGACGCGGGTCCTCTCGCCGTACGACCGCGAGACGGGCAACACGATGCTCGGCATCGTCCGCTACGAGGAGCGCGCGCTGGACAGTCCAGAGCGCGCCGGCGGCGTCCTCTACGACGGGCTGGCAGTCCAGGAGCGGCTGGGCCGGCGCATCCCCGACGGGGAGCGGACGCTGGCACACCTCCACGTCCCGCTGCTGGACCGCGCGCTGGGCACCTGGGGTGACCACGACGGCCGCTGGCACAAGCGCGTGAACGTCTTCGGCCAGCCCGCACTGGTCTCGGTTCCCGGACTCTACGAGGCCCCCGCCAAGCCCGAGCAATACTACAAGGAGAAGCAGAAACACGCCCTGGTCGCCGGCGACGCGCCGCCGCGGGAGGTGCTGGAGGAGGAAGTCGACGGGGACTTTCTCGTCGCCGACGACCCCCGCACGACCGAGGCGCTGAAGGGCTACGTCCTCCAGGCGTACCACTACCTCGCCACCGGCGAGGCATTCTGTGACGCCGAGGGCTGTCGGCTCCACAATCCCCACCGCCAGCCGGGGGTCGTCGAGGCACAGCTGCGCGAGCCCGAGTTCTGCGACACGCACGCCGACCGGTACGCGCCGTAG
- a CDS encoding class I SAM-dependent methyltransferase has protein sequence MPTPVQRYYGRWATLYDRVADLPGLRSWRAATAALLDPAAGDTVVEMGCGTGANVPYLRERVGPDGRVVGVDVTREMLDRAGEHSERTGPGIDYVQGDATRPPLRTADAILATFVVGMFADPARVVDRWCDLVGPGGRVALLNFQRSDRALAAPFNVAFEGFVRLSAPGGRFTRSSQAAAFERRVDAAREALVGRTEQRQFETFAGGYLGVLAGTVTA, from the coding sequence ATGCCCACGCCCGTCCAGCGGTACTACGGCCGGTGGGCGACCCTCTACGACCGCGTGGCGGACCTCCCCGGCCTGCGCTCCTGGCGGGCGGCGACAGCGGCCCTGCTCGACCCCGCGGCCGGCGACACCGTCGTCGAGATGGGGTGTGGCACCGGCGCGAACGTCCCGTACCTGCGCGAGCGTGTGGGACCGGACGGTCGGGTCGTCGGTGTCGACGTCACCCGCGAGATGCTCGACCGGGCGGGCGAACACAGCGAGCGGACGGGACCCGGAATCGACTACGTGCAGGGCGACGCCACCCGGCCGCCGCTTCGGACGGCCGATGCAATCCTCGCCACCTTCGTCGTCGGCATGTTTGCGGACCCGGCGAGGGTCGTCGACCGCTGGTGCGACCTGGTCGGTCCCGGTGGCCGGGTTGCGCTGTTGAACTTCCAGCGCAGCGACCGGGCGCTCGCGGCACCGTTCAACGTCGCCTTCGAGGGGTTCGTCCGGCTCTCTGCGCCGGGGGGGCGATTCACACGCTCCTCGCAGGCGGCGGCCTTCGAGCGGCGAGTCGACGCGGCCCGCGAGGCGCTGGTCGGGCGAACCGAGCAGCGACAGTTCGAGACGTTCGCGGGCGGCTATCTCGGCGTGCTGGCGGGAACCGTCACGGCGTAG
- a CDS encoding DUF2103 domain-containing protein, giving the protein MECRQCATPLDRPGDYCLVCHTENADTVVLELERDRATVTTLDGETVLGQYVVTTTPEDPDSERTIAELRNFAGQIADEVRRKRPEEVYATGNRDVLQAVRAQLHYEFYRVEADDPVQRVIDRRGEPALEVVEASVAEKLGGTHSTLIGGRKGRKALQVVAGHPHVKKIVPGPIDAGGSGSRTGLRAKATRADDNGNVRLLVRDGSSVQENRVVTTARDRELGEHVRADLNEALVDAELQE; this is encoded by the coding sequence ATGGAGTGTCGGCAGTGCGCGACGCCACTCGACAGGCCGGGCGACTACTGCCTGGTCTGTCACACCGAGAACGCCGACACCGTCGTCCTCGAACTGGAACGCGACCGGGCCACCGTGACGACGCTCGACGGCGAGACGGTCCTGGGGCAGTACGTCGTGACGACGACCCCCGAGGACCCCGACAGCGAGCGCACCATCGCGGAACTGCGCAACTTCGCCGGCCAGATTGCCGACGAGGTGCGGCGCAAGCGCCCGGAGGAGGTCTACGCCACCGGAAACCGCGACGTGCTCCAGGCGGTCCGCGCGCAACTGCACTACGAGTTCTACCGCGTCGAGGCCGACGACCCCGTCCAGCGGGTCATCGACCGCCGGGGCGAGCCCGCACTCGAGGTCGTCGAGGCCAGCGTCGCGGAGAAACTCGGCGGCACCCACTCGACGCTCATCGGCGGTCGGAAGGGCCGGAAGGCGCTGCAGGTCGTCGCCGGCCACCCTCACGTCAAGAAGATAGTGCCGGGCCCCATCGACGCCGGCGGGTCGGGGTCGCGGACCGGCCTGCGCGCGAAGGCGACCCGCGCGGACGACAACGGGAACGTCCGCCTGCTGGTGCGGGACGGCTCCAGCGTCCAGGAGAACCGCGTGGTGACGACCGCGCGGGACCGCGAACTCGGCGAGCACGTCCGGGCCGACCTCAACGAGGCGCTCGTCGACGCGGAGTTGCAGGAGTGA
- the dcd gene encoding dCTP deaminase — MILSDADIARRLDEGDLVIEPLDDPELQIQPASVDLRLGQTFLEFQHANIPCIHPNSEQEVEEYVEETDVGEDGEYVLHPGDFVLGTTHERVAIPDDLIAHVEGRSSLGRLAIVVHATAGLADPGYEGQITLELSNLGRAPVALTPGMRISQLTFTELKTPAERPYGAERGSKYQGQTGPQASKIQGDREFGGDQ, encoded by the coding sequence ATGATACTCTCGGACGCGGACATCGCCCGGCGGCTCGACGAGGGTGACCTCGTCATCGAGCCGCTGGACGACCCTGAGTTGCAGATTCAGCCCGCCAGCGTGGACCTGCGCCTCGGCCAGACCTTCCTGGAGTTCCAGCACGCCAACATCCCCTGCATCCACCCCAACAGCGAACAGGAGGTCGAGGAGTACGTCGAGGAGACCGACGTCGGCGAGGACGGCGAGTACGTCCTCCACCCCGGCGACTTCGTGCTCGGGACGACCCACGAGCGCGTCGCCATCCCCGACGACCTCATCGCCCACGTCGAGGGGCGCTCGTCACTGGGCCGTCTTGCGATTGTGGTGCATGCAACTGCGGGACTGGCGGACCCCGGGTACGAGGGGCAGATTACGCTCGAACTCTCGAATCTCGGCCGGGCACCGGTCGCGCTCACGCCAGGCATGCGCATCTCGCAGCTCACCTTCACCGAACTGAAGACGCCCGCCGAGCGACCGTACGGTGCCGAGCGCGGCTCGAAGTACCAGGGCCAGACCGGGCCGCAGGCGTCGAAGATACAGGGCGATAGAGAGTTCGGAGGCGACCAATGA
- a CDS encoding thiamine-phosphate synthase family protein, giving the protein MRFIEELVVEEFLPTFRSLLAEQLRERGLTQSEVAELLGISQSAVSKYVHGDVERNARLADSKRLQELVDRLAEGLAGGDMTPVEALVEAEVCIRELERGGVLSDLHSEAVPGLADYGADFSVHDPDSRLREAGRVRGSVRRGLRVLENTSGFAGLIPAVGSNLVEALPEASTIEDVAAVPGRILDVGGQATVPGEPEFGVSQHVASVLLAAMAAGSDARAALNVAYDEVTVAALADEGLTVAEFDPEADIDAALATTLSETPEADVVYQTGGMGIEPIVYILGPDAVTVAEKLRAVA; this is encoded by the coding sequence ATGCGCTTCATCGAAGAACTCGTCGTGGAGGAGTTTCTCCCCACGTTCCGGTCGCTGCTGGCCGAACAGTTACGCGAGCGCGGGCTGACCCAGAGCGAGGTCGCCGAGTTGCTGGGCATCAGCCAGAGCGCCGTCTCGAAGTACGTCCACGGCGACGTCGAGCGCAACGCGCGCCTGGCGGACAGCAAACGCCTGCAGGAACTCGTCGACCGCCTGGCCGAGGGGCTGGCCGGGGGCGACATGACGCCGGTCGAGGCGCTGGTCGAGGCGGAGGTGTGCATCCGCGAACTCGAACGCGGCGGGGTCCTGTCGGACCTCCACAGCGAGGCCGTGCCAGGCCTTGCGGACTACGGCGCGGACTTCTCGGTCCACGACCCGGACAGCCGGCTGCGCGAGGCCGGGCGCGTCCGCGGGTCCGTCCGGCGCGGGCTTCGCGTGCTGGAGAACACGAGCGGGTTCGCGGGACTGATTCCCGCCGTCGGCTCGAATCTCGTCGAGGCGCTGCCGGAGGCGTCGACCATCGAGGACGTGGCGGCCGTGCCGGGGCGCATCCTCGACGTGGGCGGGCAGGCGACCGTGCCGGGCGAACCGGAGTTCGGCGTCAGCCAGCACGTCGCGAGCGTCCTGCTGGCGGCGATGGCGGCCGGCAGCGACGCCCGCGCGGCGCTGAACGTCGCCTACGACGAGGTGACCGTCGCGGCGCTGGCCGACGAGGGCCTGACCGTCGCCGAGTTCGACCCGGAGGCCGACATCGACGCGGCGCTGGCGACGACGCTGTCCGAGACGCCCGAGGCCGACGTGGTCTACCAGACCGGCGGGATGGGCATCGAACCCATCGTCTACATTCTCGGCCCCGACGCCGTGACGGTGGCCGAAAAGCTCCGCGCGGTCGCATAG
- a CDS encoding amino acid permease, which produces MVEHTRTLGFKIAFAMGLGTMIAAGIFSLSGTAVSQIGSSAVIAFVIAAVVAGITAASYSEFASIYAENGGGYLFSSQTFEDRELLVYGIGASLFLGYTGTTAFYLATMDEWFFQFIIPKTLALPEFVPMVDALTLPHGTVGVVAALLLGGLNARGTEESGAFQLIVTSAKVAVLLVFIGGAIAFAGIGGSAGEFTGSFQNEPVGIISIAATAFITFFGFSAIAASAGEIIEPRKTVPKAIAASMVTVTVLYTLVIVALVNVPAEHRELLQLGETAMGEVAQVFIGPAGQALIVAGAVFSMVSASNASILAASGIGSLMGRQGQAPRRFSRIHPRFGTPFWSVSSATGVIVALIVLFIAVIPHSLTLPAVGEVTIGLSGLTGFATFNLLLPLSAVNLALIYSRRKYPELDRPFRVPLVPVLPIIGILANLALITNLPTSGVVAGVLVVIAVVVGYLIWGGAPHVEDLFEEIEPATPAGEGEPENDRYRVLVPIARPERAPTHVRLASLVAQSRDDDPFIEVLNVTQIPEQTPNEMVTETASKRVDRVREALSGVDIDTEYAVEGHICRDIAFDITQTARNSEADLILMGYPEEHHEVTESVAYNAPCDVVFARGFEADTDLRKVHVGAGAGPHHLAALPLVDALGSQGTEINLVSVSATQEGTPEDPGETLSRLSADVTTVVHKVTASSVADGLVATVSDEGGVLLIGASRDRRLRQWVFGSTPDQVIELADSAGVPVLIYSSSIGMRGQLEDWLFPVYRYLRKVFGRTRRQPQRADEQEA; this is translated from the coding sequence ATGGTCGAGCACACCAGAACGCTCGGGTTCAAAATCGCGTTCGCGATGGGCCTGGGCACGATGATTGCCGCGGGCATCTTCTCGCTGTCGGGGACTGCGGTCTCCCAGATCGGCTCCAGTGCGGTCATCGCTTTCGTCATCGCGGCCGTCGTCGCGGGCATCACCGCGGCGTCGTACTCCGAGTTCGCCTCTATCTACGCCGAGAACGGTGGCGGGTACCTGTTCAGTTCGCAGACCTTCGAGGACCGCGAACTGCTTGTCTACGGCATCGGCGCGTCGCTGTTTCTCGGCTACACCGGCACCACGGCCTTCTACCTCGCGACGATGGACGAGTGGTTCTTCCAGTTCATCATCCCGAAGACGCTGGCGCTGCCCGAGTTCGTCCCGATGGTCGACGCGCTCACGCTCCCCCACGGGACCGTCGGCGTCGTCGCCGCCCTGCTCCTGGGCGGGCTGAACGCCCGCGGGACCGAGGAGTCGGGGGCCTTCCAGCTCATCGTCACGAGCGCGAAGGTGGCGGTCCTGCTCGTGTTCATCGGCGGAGCCATCGCCTTCGCGGGAATCGGTGGCTCGGCCGGCGAGTTCACCGGCTCCTTCCAGAACGAACCGGTCGGCATCATCTCCATCGCCGCCACCGCCTTCATCACGTTCTTCGGGTTCTCCGCCATCGCCGCCAGCGCCGGCGAGATTATCGAGCCGCGCAAGACCGTCCCGAAGGCCATCGCCGCCAGCATGGTGACGGTCACCGTCCTCTACACGCTCGTCATCGTCGCGCTGGTGAACGTCCCGGCCGAGCACAGAGAGTTGCTGCAACTCGGCGAGACGGCGATGGGCGAGGTGGCGCAGGTGTTCATCGGCCCCGCTGGTCAGGCGCTCATCGTCGCCGGCGCGGTGTTCTCGATGGTTTCGGCCTCCAACGCCTCCATCCTGGCGGCGTCCGGTATCGGGTCGCTGATGGGACGGCAGGGACAGGCCCCGCGGCGCTTCTCGCGCATCCACCCGCGCTTTGGCACCCCGTTCTGGAGCGTCTCCTCGGCGACGGGCGTCATCGTCGCGCTCATCGTCCTCTTCATCGCGGTCATCCCCCACAGCCTGACGCTGCCGGCCGTCGGCGAGGTCACCATCGGCCTGTCCGGGCTGACCGGCTTCGCGACGTTCAACCTCCTCCTCCCGCTGTCGGCGGTCAATCTCGCGCTCATCTACTCCCGGCGGAAGTACCCCGAACTCGACCGCCCCTTCCGGGTGCCGCTGGTGCCGGTCCTGCCTATCATCGGCATCCTCGCCAACCTCGCGCTCATCACGAACCTCCCCACGTCGGGGGTCGTCGCCGGCGTCCTGGTGGTCATCGCCGTCGTCGTCGGCTACCTCATCTGGGGCGGCGCGCCCCACGTCGAGGACCTGTTCGAGGAAATCGAGCCGGCCACGCCCGCCGGCGAGGGCGAACCGGAGAACGACCGGTACCGCGTGCTCGTCCCCATCGCCAGGCCCGAGCGCGCGCCGACGCACGTCAGGCTGGCGTCGCTCGTCGCCCAGAGCCGAGACGACGACCCGTTCATCGAGGTGCTCAACGTCACGCAGATTCCCGAGCAGACGCCCAACGAGATGGTCACGGAGACGGCGAGCAAGCGGGTCGACCGCGTCCGCGAGGCGCTGTCCGGCGTCGACATCGACACCGAGTACGCCGTTGAGGGCCACATCTGCCGTGACATCGCCTTCGATATCACACAGACCGCCCGCAACAGCGAGGCCGACCTCATCCTGATGGGCTACCCCGAAGAACACCACGAGGTGACCGAGAGCGTCGCCTACAACGCCCCCTGCGACGTGGTGTTCGCCCGCGGGTTCGAGGCCGACACGGACCTCCGGAAGGTCCACGTCGGGGCAGGGGCTGGCCCGCACCACCTCGCGGCACTGCCGCTTGTGGACGCACTCGGCAGCCAGGGCACCGAAATCAACCTCGTCAGCGTCAGCGCGACTCAGGAGGGGACGCCGGAGGACCCCGGCGAGACCCTCAGCCGACTCTCGGCGGACGTGACGACGGTCGTCCACAAGGTGACCGCCTCCTCGGTCGCGGACGGCCTGGTCGCGACGGTCTCCGACGAGGGCGGCGTCCTCCTCATCGGTGCCTCGCGGGACCGGCGGCTGCGCCAGTGGGTCTTCGGGAGCACGCCGGACCAGGTCATCGAACTGGCCGACAGCGCCGGCGTGCCGGTGCTCATCTACTCCAGTTCCATCGGCATGCGCGGCCAGCTAGAGGACTGGCTGTTCCCGGTGTATCGCTACCTGCGAAAAGTGTTCGGACGGACGCGCCGACAGCCCCAGCGGGCAGACGAACAGGAAGCGTAG
- the psmA gene encoding archaeal proteasome endopeptidase complex subunit alpha, producing MQDNQQQAYDRGITIFSPDGRLYQVEYAREAVARGSASVGIRAADGVVLAADRQARSPLIERDSIEKIHTIDDHVGIASAGHVADARQLVDVARRQAQVNHLRYEEPIGVETLTKELTDHIQQYTQTGGARPFGVALLVAGIENGEPRLFETDPSGTPYEWQATAVGGGREDIMSLLESEYSTEMDLDGAIGLALESLAEADDKPLDAHGVHVATVDVETEQFETLQSEDVAPHIEERELGGDQ from the coding sequence ATGCAAGACAATCAACAGCAGGCATACGACCGCGGGATAACCATCTTCTCGCCGGACGGACGGCTCTACCAGGTGGAGTACGCGCGCGAGGCGGTCGCGCGCGGCTCCGCGAGCGTCGGCATCCGCGCAGCAGATGGCGTCGTCCTCGCGGCCGATAGACAGGCACGGTCCCCGCTCATCGAGCGCGACAGCATCGAGAAGATTCACACGATCGACGACCACGTCGGCATCGCGAGCGCCGGCCACGTGGCCGACGCCCGCCAGCTCGTGGACGTCGCCCGGCGGCAGGCGCAGGTCAACCACCTCCGCTACGAGGAGCCCATCGGCGTCGAGACGCTGACGAAGGAACTGACCGACCACATCCAGCAGTACACCCAGACCGGCGGCGCGCGCCCCTTCGGCGTCGCGTTACTCGTGGCCGGCATCGAGAACGGCGAACCCCGGCTGTTCGAGACGGACCCGTCCGGGACGCCCTACGAGTGGCAGGCCACCGCAGTCGGCGGCGGCCGCGAGGACATCATGTCGCTGCTCGAATCCGAGTACTCGACGGAGATGGACCTCGACGGCGCTATCGGACTCGCGCTGGAGTCGCTGGCCGAGGCCGACGACAAGCCGCTGGACGCCCACGGCGTCCACGTCGCGACGGTCGACGTCGAGACGGAGCAGTTCGAGACGCTCCAGTCCGAGGACGTTGCGCCACACATCGAGGAGCGCGAGCTCGGAGGTGACCAATGA
- a CDS encoding COG1361 S-layer family protein, producing the protein MRYAPLVLLVATVAVGGSLAQPIPPAEGTVVGNPTLEVVATGNRLTWGDSQELALSVANAGTLLRGGPEQFESRVVTARNLRVEVATDRLDPPLTDGLVVRRGASLVGELGRGEAVPVTLSVGVTDGLRPGTYSLPLRLSYQYTAAVRYGDGDPVYTDRTRTRLVTVPVVVTDEPRLVVTPAASPPLSPGQEGTVSFALSNTGTRTASDIGLTVSADPPVHFGDDRTRRTSVFVPELAPGDSRTLTVPVATDPTATPSTYLLRVSAAYTTAGGFERTSDKLRLGLRVRANDTAATTRTDGGVSVTPYSVGDRASSGRYSPYRNGATSNSAIVCLVPTLTQPGEPTGRTPSRGAIAFGYSRPAAGTCVGNPDPGAGNVGPPS; encoded by the coding sequence ATGCGATACGCCCCGCTCGTCCTCCTCGTCGCCACGGTCGCCGTCGGCGGCTCGCTCGCCCAGCCCATCCCGCCGGCAGAGGGGACCGTGGTCGGCAACCCGACGCTGGAAGTCGTCGCCACGGGGAACCGGCTCACCTGGGGCGACAGCCAGGAACTGGCCCTTTCGGTCGCCAACGCCGGGACGCTCCTCCGCGGCGGCCCCGAGCAGTTCGAGTCCCGCGTCGTGACGGCCCGGAACCTCCGCGTCGAGGTGGCGACCGACCGGCTCGACCCCCCGCTGACCGACGGGCTCGTCGTCCGCCGCGGCGCGTCGCTGGTCGGCGAACTCGGGCGGGGCGAGGCGGTGCCCGTGACGCTCTCGGTCGGCGTGACCGACGGCCTCCGGCCCGGCACCTACAGCCTCCCGCTGCGACTCTCCTACCAGTACACGGCCGCGGTCCGGTACGGCGACGGCGACCCGGTGTACACGGACCGGACGCGAACGCGCCTCGTCACCGTGCCCGTTGTCGTCACCGACGAACCGCGTCTCGTCGTGACGCCCGCGGCCTCCCCGCCGCTCTCGCCCGGGCAGGAGGGAACCGTCTCGTTCGCCCTCTCGAACACCGGGACACGGACTGCGAGCGACATCGGTCTGACGGTCAGCGCCGACCCACCCGTCCATTTCGGCGACGACCGGACCCGCCGGACGAGTGTCTTCGTCCCGGAACTGGCCCCCGGCGACAGCCGGACGCTCACTGTCCCGGTCGCAACCGACCCGACCGCCACTCCCTCGACGTACCTCCTCCGGGTTTCCGCGGCCTACACGACGGCGGGGGGATTCGAGCGGACTAGCGACAAGTTACGCCTGGGCCTCCGGGTGCGGGCGAACGACACCGCGGCAACTACCCGCACGGACGGGGGTGTCTCAGTCACTCCGTACTCCGTCGGGGACCGGGCGTCCTCCGGACGGTACTCCCCTTACCGAAACGGCGCTACCAGTAACAGCGCGATTGTGTGTCTGGTACCCACGCTTACTCAGCCAGGCGAGCCCACCGGCCGAACGCCGAGCCGTGGTGCGATAGCGTTCGGTTATTCACGCCCGGCCGCCGGCACGTGCGTCGGTAATCCCGACCCAGGGGCCGGTAACGTCGGCCCACCCTCGTGA
- the truD gene encoding tRNA pseudouridine(13) synthase TruD gives MREAHDVERAVGMDYYVSDADGIGGRLRDSPADFRVTERELFATEPVDADPGAYPHLVLRVTLSDWDTNDFAGALSDRLGISRERVSWAGTKDKRAVTTQLFSVDGIDSDALPDLPDADVEVVGRAGRPVLFGDLAGNDFAITVRDPDAPENVDAITADLREFAGASDGDDTTVAVPNYFGQQRFGSRRPVTHEVGLAIARGDWEGAVMAYVGNPSDYEPERTREARAFVEETRDWAAALEQYPGHLGYERAMLHRLVEGDDEPGDFRAALETAPTNLQQLFVNAAQSYVFNRILSARLERGLPFAEPVEGDVVCFADRDAPEGLTVPDTDRTQRVTEGRVRSVSRHCERGRAFVTAPLVGTETELADGDPGDVERAVLDAVGIEPADFDLPDEFHSEGTRRAVAVRTALTIDRDPLTFAFSLPRGSYATVVLREYLKRDPAAR, from the coding sequence ATGCGCGAGGCACACGACGTCGAGCGGGCGGTCGGCATGGACTACTACGTCAGCGACGCCGACGGCATCGGCGGCCGCCTCCGCGACTCGCCGGCGGACTTCCGCGTGACCGAGCGCGAACTGTTCGCGACCGAACCGGTCGACGCCGACCCCGGCGCGTACCCCCACCTGGTGCTCCGCGTCACGCTCTCGGACTGGGACACCAACGACTTCGCGGGCGCGCTCTCGGACAGACTTGGCATCTCCCGCGAGCGCGTCTCCTGGGCCGGGACGAAGGACAAGCGCGCGGTCACGACACAGTTGTTCTCGGTCGACGGCATCGACTCCGATGCCCTGCCGGACCTCCCCGACGCCGACGTCGAAGTGGTCGGTCGCGCCGGCCGCCCGGTCCTCTTTGGCGACCTCGCCGGCAACGACTTCGCGATAACGGTCCGGGACCCCGACGCGCCCGAGAACGTCGACGCAATCACCGCCGACCTCCGGGAGTTCGCTGGCGCGAGCGACGGCGACGACACGACCGTCGCGGTCCCAAACTACTTCGGCCAGCAGCGATTCGGGAGTCGCCGGCCGGTCACCCACGAGGTGGGGCTGGCGATCGCCCGCGGCGACTGGGAGGGCGCGGTCATGGCCTACGTCGGGAATCCGTCGGACTACGAACCGGAGCGCACGCGCGAGGCGCGCGCGTTCGTCGAGGAGACCCGCGACTGGGCGGCCGCGCTGGAGCAGTACCCCGGCCACCTCGGCTACGAGCGGGCGATGCTCCACCGACTGGTCGAGGGCGACGACGAACCGGGCGATTTTCGGGCGGCGCTCGAAACCGCACCGACGAACCTCCAGCAGCTGTTCGTCAACGCCGCCCAGTCGTACGTCTTCAACCGCATCCTCTCGGCGCGCCTGGAGCGGGGCCTGCCCTTCGCCGAACCGGTCGAGGGCGACGTGGTCTGTTTTGCCGACCGCGACGCGCCGGAGGGGCTGACCGTCCCCGACACCGACCGGACACAGCGGGTCACCGAGGGGCGGGTGCGCTCGGTCAGTCGCCACTGCGAGCGCGGCCGGGCGTTCGTGACCGCGCCGCTCGTGGGCACCGAGACGGAACTGGCCGACGGCGACCCCGGCGACGTCGAACGGGCGGTGCTGGACGCGGTGGGAATCGAGCCCGCGGACTTCGACCTCCCCGACGAGTTCCACTCCGAGGGGACCCGCCGCGCCGTCGCCGTCCGGACGGCCCTCACTATCGACCGGGACCCGCTCACCTTCGCCTTCTCCCTGCCGCGGGGGTCGTACGCGACGGTGGTGCTCCGGGAGTATCTCAAGCGCGATCCGGCCGCTCGCTGA
- the pth2 gene encoding peptidyl-tRNA hydrolase Pth2, with protein sequence MKQAIVARKDLGMGAGKLAAQVAHASLMAYEDADAKTRSAWKGEGQKKVVLRADSESELFELAEKAKSERLPHAVVRDAGHTQLDPGTASALAVGPAKDRAVDAVTGELSLY encoded by the coding sequence ATGAAGCAGGCAATCGTCGCCCGGAAGGACCTCGGGATGGGCGCGGGCAAACTCGCCGCCCAGGTCGCCCACGCCTCGCTCATGGCCTACGAGGACGCCGACGCGAAGACCCGGTCCGCCTGGAAGGGCGAGGGCCAGAAGAAGGTCGTCCTCCGGGCCGACAGCGAGTCGGAGCTGTTCGAACTCGCGGAGAAGGCCAAAAGCGAGCGACTGCCACACGCCGTGGTCCGCGACGCCGGCCACACGCAACTCGACCCGGGCACGGCCAGCGCGCTGGCGGTCGGCCCCGCGAAGGACCGCGCGGTCGACGCCGTTACCGGCGAACTTTCCCTCTACTGA